The DNA region CGAGCGTGATCGGGATGAGCGCATCGCCAATTACTACGACCCTTTCTTTTAAGCATCCCTATGTCGGCAAGGAGATCGAGATGTCGAAGTCAGCCGTGCTGTTCCTGTTCATCAGCCTGCTGCTCACCCTGACCCTATGGCTGGAACCCTGGCAGGCCACGTGGCCGGCTGCAGCGGTGAAGGTGGCACTGGGCGCCAGCGGGGTGCTGCTGCTGGTGGCACTGATGGTAGGCAAGCGGGTTAAGTTCGACCCGGTATTGCGCTGATTCAGGACCGAGGCCGATCGAGCAGTTGCAGCAGGCGTTGCAGGGTCTGCTCCAGGGGGCCGGAGTTGTCGAGGATCGACAGGGCGGCACCACCCTCCTCTTGCAGGGACTCGGTGAAGCGGGCGTTGCGTGCCAGGCGCGCTTCTATCTCCTCGGCGGGCTCGCGACCCCGGGCCTGCAAGCGCCGGCGCAGGACGTCCATCTCCACCGTCAACAGGATGGCCTGCAGGTCCGGATAGCGCTTCAAGGCCTCCGCCAGATAACCCCTGGAGCCATTGACCAGGACATCCTCCCCCGCCGCCAGCCATTCATCTATCTGCGTCGGGATGCCGTACGACAGCCCGTTGGCGTGCCAGCTCATGGCGAAGGCGCCGCTCCGCTCCATCTCCGCGAAACGCTCGGGGCTCACCGCCTCCGCCGCCTCGCCCACCGCCTCGGCCGAGCGGGTGATCACGCGCCGCACGATGTGGCAGCCACTCCTGGAGAGCGGCTCGCGGGCGGCATCGAGCAGGCTGTCCTTGCCTGAGCCTGAGGGTCCGATGAGATAGATCAGCCTGCCTTTCATCTGCTTACCTGGAAGTTCATCCGCTGCGATCGCCGCCTGTTGCACGGCGGACGCCACATTACCCGGAAAGCATTGCAGTTTGGAGCACCCGAATGCCCCGGCAACACCTACCGGACGTCGCACAGTAGCGAATTGCCAGTGCTGGCTTTATGGAGGCGCGCTACGCTTTGCACAACGAATCCTGACGTACCAGAAGCCCGGCCCAGAGCGCTGGATGTGCCGTCGCGCACGAAATCGGCAACCTTCTGCAACGGAGCGGGGAATTTTTCCCTCCTACCGCATTCATATGGGAGCCTTTTGCATATTCACTCGCATTTCGGACAACTGGTGCTGGCAAAAAGCCGCTACCCAGCGCACAATGCGACACAGATTTGACGTCAAGGAACCGTTTAGGTGACTGCAAGGTCATAATGACGCCAATCGCGATGAATGGTTGAACGACTGATGCTAAAGATGGTCAAACCGGTGACAATCACATAGCTCATTGCCAGCATCGCTCCCTGAACTAACCGGTTTAAATGTATGCGCCCTATGAAACAGGCTATTTACTCCAGCCGCACAGCTGACAAGTTCGTCGTCCGTCTGCCAGAAGGCATGCGCGAGCGCATCGCCGATGTGGCGCGTAACCATCACCGCAGCATGAACTCCGAGATCATCGCCCGCCTCGAGCAGAGCATGCTCCAGGAAGGCGCTCTGGACGAAGGTTTGTCCATGCGCTTGGACAGCCCAGAGCTGTCGTTGCACGAGCGCGAACTGCTGCAACGCTTCCGCCAGCTTTCCCGTCGCCAGCAGAATGCGCTGGTTGCGTTGATCGCCCACGATGCCGAACTCGCCGCCGAAGAAGCCTGAGTTCGCAGCACGTCGATTGAGAGCCGCCCCCTGAGGCGGCTTTTTCTTGCCCGCGATTTGGCGTTCACCCGCCGGAAAGCAAAAGGCCCCGCAGATGCGGGGCCTTGGGCATGACGATGAGGTCTAGAGCAGGAAAACGGTCGCGAGCCCCAGGAAGATGAAGAAGCCGCCGCTGTCGGTCATGGCGGTGATCATCACGCTGGAACCCATGGCAGGGTCCCGCCCCAGGCGAACCAGGGTCATCGGGATCAGCACGCCCATCAGGGCGGCAAGCAGCAGGTTGAGCGTCATCGCTCCAGTCATCACCGCCCCCAGGGACCAGCTGTCATAGAGGTAGTAGGCGACCAGGCCGATCACCCCGCCCCACACCAGGCCGTTGACCAACGCCACGGCCAGCTCCTTGCGCATCAGGCGCGAGGTGTTGCCAGTGCTGACCTGGTCCAGCGCCATGGCGCGGACGATCATGGTGATGGTCTGGTTGCCGGAGTTGCCGCCGATGCCCGCCACGATGGGCATCAGTGCCGCCAATGCCACCAGCTTCTCGATCGAGCCTTCGAACAGGCCGATCACCCGCGAGGCGATGAAGGCGGTGACCAGGTTGACGGCCAGCCAGGCCCAGCGGTTGCCGACCGACTTCCACACCGAGGCGAAGATGTCTTCCTCCTCGCGCAGACCGGCCATGTTCAGGACTTCCGTTTCGCTCTCCTCGCGGATCAGGTCGACGATCTCGTCGATGGTCAGGCGGCCGATCAGCTTGCCGTTCTTGTCCACCACCGGCGCAGAAATCAGGTCGTAACGCTCGAACGCCTGGGCGGCGTCGTAGGCATCCTCGTCCGGGTGGAAGCTCACCGGATCGCTGGCCATCACCTCGGCGACCTGCTTGTCGGGGTCATTCACCAACAGGCGCTTGATCGGCAGCACACCCTTGAGGATGCCGTCGTAATCCACCACGAAGAGCTTGTCGGTATGGCCCGGCAACTCCTTGAGGCGACGCAGGTAGCGCAGCACCACTTCCAGGGTCACGTCCTCACGGATGGTGACCATCTCGAAGTCCATCAGCGCACCCACCTGGTCCTCTTCATAGGACAGGGCGGAACGCACGCGCTCGCGCTGCTGGGCGTCCAGCGTCTCCATCAGCTCGTGGATCACGTCGCGAGGCAGCTCGGGTGCGAGGTCGGCCAGCTCGTCCGCGTCCATCTCCTTGGCGGCGGCGAGCAATTCGTGATCGTCCATGTCGGCGATCAGGTTCTCGCGGACCGCGTCCGAGACTTCAAGGAGGATGTCGCCGTCGCGCTCGGCCTTGACCAGTTGCCAGACGGTCAGGCGATCGTCGAGCGGCAGGGCTTCGAGGATGTGGGCGATGTCGGCCGGGTGCAGCTCATCGAGCTTGCGTTGCAGCTCGGCGAGGTTCTGGCGATGGACGAGGTTCTCGACGAGATCCTGGTGCTGGCCTTCCTGACGGTGGGTCAGGTCTTCGACCAGCTTGTGCCGATGCAGCAGATCGACCACCTGAGCGAGGCGGTCCTGCAGGCTTTCTTGCGACTTTCTTACTTCTACTTCGGTCATAGCGCGCTCCACCCCCAGTGGCGGCGCACGCCAAGGAGGGTCAATCAGTCAATACGCGATCGTGCAAATGCGGTGTTGAGTAACTACTGGGTAAGTCCATGAGGGGTGTCCAAAAGCCTCGGCGAGGCTGACTGCGCAATGATAACACCGGACGGTCATTTTGCGCGTTACAAAATCGTGGCTAGAACAATCGCTTGCGACGCAAAGCTGAGATCGCTTTCACCTTCCGTACGACGCCGGTGCCCGCTATGGAGACACCGTTAGGAAGAAATTAAAGCAGATACCTTCGGAGGCTACCGTCACGGAGGACATCGCCATGCGCACCCCGCTCTGCACACTGCCGCTTCTGCTCTATATCGCTCTCGAAAGCCCGCCGCTGGCGGCCTCCATCTACCGCTGCGAGGACGCACACGGGCACGTCACCTTCACCCAGTTGGGTTGCCCTGATGACGAACTGGTGGAAGTGCGGGAACGAATCGAATCCATGCAGGACAGCCAGGCGCTGTTGCCACCGGCGAAGGTGGAGCGGATCACGCGAAGCACACGGAAGGAACAGGCTGAGAAGCCCAGGGAAATAGAAGTAGTTGGGGAGAGACAGGATGGCTGCGGCAACCGCATCGTCGGCCAGGAACGGCGCCAGACGATGGTGCGCAAACAGGTGAGGACGGGCATGACCCGGAGCGACGTGGACAGCATGCTGGGTAAGCCGGACAAGATCAGCCGTACCAACGGACAGACCCGCTATCACTATGTCGCGAAGAAGGGAAAAGGACGCAGCCAGCTCGTCACGTTCGACGAGCATGACTGCGTTAAAGGCGGGCGCTGAAACAGCGCCCTAAAGGAAGGGAAAACGAGCCCTGTCGGGCTCAGCGGCAAGCCCCGAGTGCGGCCAGCAGCTCACGCTCGTAACCGATGCGTTGCAGGCGCTCGGCACGCAGGACTTTCATCTGCTGGTCGATCGGCGCATCCAGCGCCAGCGAGTCGACCGCAAAGGCAGGGACAGCAGGGAGCGTGATCGCACAGGCGACCATCACCGGCACCTTCACCTCGACGAGACCGGCAACGCGAGGCTCATCGGAGGTACAACCAGACAGCGCAACGAGCACTGACAACCCGGCGAACCTCATTGCCCTCGCTCCCGCTTCAGCTCATCGGCAAAAGCCCGCCGCGCCGACTCGCAGGCATCGACACCCACCTGCGGCGGCTCCAGCATCACCCGGGCCGCCGCTGCGTAGTCCTGTCGTGCCACCTGGGCGGCCCGGACCTGCAACTGCTCGACCTGGCGAGCCCTTTCCGCCGCCCGGGCTTCCAGCTCGGCTAGAGCGGCATTCTGCTTTTGCAGCGCTAGCAAGCTGGCCTCGGCGCGGCTACGGGACTCAGCCAACTGCCGGCCCAGCTCCTCCAGCTGCGGACGATAAATACCAGCGGCACCCCAGGCCCCGAGCCCGACGAGCAACATCGCCATCAACCACAACGCCAGCCATTTCCAGAGAGCGACCGGGCTCATTCCAGTGCCTCCCTGGCCTTGAGCCAAAGCGCCTTGCGCTCGGCCAAGCCGTTCAGCCCGCCATTGATTCGGCGGGTGATGCCTTCCAAGTCGCCGGCATCGGCCAGAGCATTCAGCCCATTGAATTGCCAGAACCAGGCGGCGGACAGCACCGCCGGCTCCGGCTGCAGCAGTAGATCCGGTTGCTCCAGCAGCGGCAGGCCCAAGGCCTCCCCGCAACGCTGGTACATGCCACGCCCGGTGATCTGCAACAGCCCCCTGCCCCGATAACGCCAACCATCACCCGACTCCTCCGAGCCATTGCCCATGCGATTGGCATAGACATGATTGGCGATCACCACCGGCCGCCTCTGGTAGGCCCGCGCCAGCGCATTGGGTTGCCCATCGGCACCCCGGAACCGCCCAGGCCAGGTGGCCGCAAGGCCTGCTGCGCTGTAGTTGAGGTTCTCCGCAAGACGGGAGAAGCCAGCGGACTCATGGGCGCACTGGGCCAGGAAGGCGGATTGGCGGACGGGGGTTGAGATGGAGAAGAGCGGCAGAGCCTGGTCAAGGGCAGAAATGAAAACGCCCGCATCGGGGCGGGCGTTAGGAGATAACTGCAGTAGAAGATGTTCAATTTTTCTCATGTTTCAATAAACGCCCCTCATGGTACAGATCTGCTTAAAACCCAGGACTACTGATCAATAAATCAGAATTCATTACCACCACTAAGAGGGTGTAACGCATAACTACCTCAGTACCCGATTGCGAACCAGTGATAACCAATGGAAGGCATGTTGGTCCCATAGCCGTTCAATCGAAATTGCGCAGTACTCACCTTTTGTGCGCCAGCAGTAACAAAATAACCCGCCCCTGATTGCCCACCGTCCGCGGTTACGGAAACATTCATATTGAGATTCGGGAAGGGGATAGGAAACGTAATAAGTGCAGTCAAGTCGTCAAGGGAACCACTGTAGTAACCCCACTGGAAAATCACCCCTCCAAGCCATGAAGGAAAAGAGATATAGCCGTTGACACCCAAGCTCGCAGAAAATCCTGCCCGCAGTTTCTTGGGCGTAACTATGGTTGCATCGTCCGTGCCAGCGTTGGTCTGTGCCTGAGTTGCAGTCTTAGCTAAGCCAAGCACTGACTCGGTTGCCTGAACAAGCCGAACATAGATCGCTTGAGCGACTCGTAATGGCGTCATCGGCTTGAAGTTATCGGAGCCCGCCTCCGCTTCGGCTTGGGTAGCAGCACTGATACCGTAATCGGCCAATGTGCTTGGGTTATTACCCGCAGTTATGCGGCCGTAGCGATCCACTGTAAGCGATCGATAGGTACCAGGATTAACTCCGGTGTAGCCCGCTACCATTTCGAAAGCAAGGCCAGTAGAGCCCAAGACAATTGGTCCGTCGGTTGCCAGTTGCCAGAGGCTATTGAGCTGGGAGTTTCCGCTCTCGATATGAATCAGCATCCCTGGTTGAACTTTGTTACTGCTGTCAGCGTCACTAGCACGAACCCAAGCGGTTGAGGACACCACATAAATCCCGTTAGCCGCCTCCAGATTCTGATTTTTTACTAGAACCCTGTCGCCATCGAGCACATTAATTCCGTCAATAATCTGCAAGCCACTCAAGTTGAGGTTGGCGGTACTGGCCACTCGTACTCGGACCTTTATTCCAATACCTCCTAACTGCTCTTGGATCAGCGTAACCAAGGCGTCTCGGCTCAGCGCAGTCTCCACCCAGTCCGAAGGAGTCTGAGAAGGTCTCTTCCCAGAGCTACTGACCTTGGCTTTCCACACTTTGTCGCTCTCTTGCACATGAGCACCTATCGGGTAGTCCTCTGTTGGCGACCATTCGGAAATGCCCTTCTGCAATAGATAACGAACAGCTTCATCACTGCGCTTGAACAGCGCGTTGAACCACTCCATCGGCGGAATGCCGTCAGTCTGGTCGAAAGCAATGCCCCAGCCACGGGCGATATCAGGGAAGTTTTCCAACTCCCCAGGCTTGGCCCCCGAGGCGAAGACCGTCTCGTTGGGGCGATTGTATTGAGTCATGGTAAAACCTCGTTCGATTCGTTTGCTAGAAAACCACCCGGCGATTGGCCGGGTGGCTGAGCGGTGCCTCCCCTCTTGCGGGTTCGGTCTGCCGCCCGAAAATAAAGGTGGTCAGTCACCCCACCGAAAACGAATCGACGAACTTCATGCCTTCGATACAAGCCGACAACGAATCGGCCAGCTCAGTAATGAAAACGGCCCGCAGTGTGCAGGCCGAAAAAAGCATTAATTTGAATAATTGCTAATTGTTCATGCTCCCTACCCCCACCATTTATCGTCGGTGTAATCGCTCGGGATAATCTCCATATCCTTTAATCGGCGCCCCGCGTAAATCAGGGATTGCTTGCGCTCAGCAACTGCCTTAGCGAGCGCCACGACCGTTGGGGCGTCCATGGGAACCCGACTATTGTCTACCGCGATCCAGACAAAATCCCTTTCCGGGTCAAACCAGCGCAAATTACCAGGCGAGATACCATTGGCCATCGCCATAAACGCCAGTTGAGCAGCCTCGATGATGTTCGAGTGATCGGCTGACCGGGACTGGAACAGATAGCCCTCGAACTGAATGCCATCCTTAATGCGGCGATCGCGCTCGACGTCTACATCGACCGGTCTCGGTCGCCGAGTTGGGTTCAGATGGGCCTCGACCTCACCGGCACTCATGGGAACAAGCTCCTGAGCGATCAGTTGATCTTGGGAACCATCTTGCTCATAAGCGAAAACCGCCCCATTTTTTATATGTCGAAAATATTTCATTAGCGAAGCTCCGCCCAATATTGGAGAGTATTGCCGCTCGGCGACCCAGCATTGCCACTCACCATGTAGGTCGCTCCCGGAGGGACGAGGAATGTCTGGGTGTATGTAATAGCGGTAGGTTGATCCCACCAACCGATCACCACACCATTGACGTATATGGAGGAGGCGTAAGAACCGTTGTCGTATAGGGCGACACTCACTGCTATCGAACGCCCGGTAGTGTTCGTATAGGTTGTATTGGTGGCACGAGTTGCCTTCAGATCCTGCCAAGCCTGGCCCTCTCCAATAGTGCGCGGGCGGGCTTCAAGAGCCTCCACACGCGTTACCAGAGTCGCGTAGGTTGTGGACAGCGCTGCAGCGTCGATAGTGCCTGAGTTAGCGATACCACCGCCCATCCTGATGATCCAGCAGCCAGCCGTGTTCAGAGGACGGTTTTCGGCAGCAGTAGGCACAACGCGGGATGCATCAAAGCTCAGGAGTGCCCCGCCAGAGGCCCCAACCGGGCTATTACCGACACTCTCAGCACTGAATGCGCCTAAAGGAGCTGAACCGACAATTTTCGCCCCAGCGCCGGTTATGTTTCGAATAGCGTCTCCTTGGATCAAACCCGGAGTGCCGCTGGAAAGCGCACCATCACCGCGCATAAACAGAGCCCCAAGCGACCCCGCCGCCTTGCCGTTGTAGTCGGGCATGCGGAACGTTGTACTCCCATCGCCTTCCGTGAACATGCCCCGCTGAGATGGATCACTGCTCCAGAGTGCTTCGGTTGTTTTAGGCACTTTTCCTTCGCTCACCGTCGCCCAGACATCGGGATACAGAGCCCGACTCAGCAGCTGGCCATCTGCCGGCGCCCAGCCGGCAGGAATGGAACTGCGGAAGGACCACCACATCACCGAAGCGGCGGGCAAACCCGTTCCCTGCGTGTTGTCTGCATGCAGAATCGAACGCCAGGGAGACCAGATGCCGCCACCCAGAAGACGAAACTTCATCGTCACCAACGAAGTGTCGGCGCCACTCACATAGGGCAGTGCAACCTGGATCAGGTTTGAGGAGTAGCGAACCACCAGCAACCAGTAGTAATTGGTCGTACCGCTCCCCTTCTGCATGGCTGCCTGACCATCAGGGTGGTTGGCGTTCCTCGCACCAGCAGCGCCCCCCAGCAGCCGGGGATACCAACCCGGTTCAAGTACTGCGTTGAAATCGGTTTGCGAGTCCGTCGTGCTGGCCGCTGGAACAGTACCGCCAGCCGGCGTCATCAGTACCTGGAGCGGCGTATTGGCCGTCGGCGTGCCACCTGCTCCACTCACGTAGACCACCGGCACCGAGCGATAGGAGCCGCTGTCCACCAAGTCCCCAGTGACGCGGAAGCGGTGAGCAACAGTGCCACCTGAACGGCTCTGGACGCAGAGAGTGTCGCCAGCCCGCAAGAGGCCCACGATGCGGCTGTAGTCCAGGCCTTCGGCGCTGGACTTGGCGATCAGCAACGATGTGGCATCGGCCGGGTTGGTGGTGTTCAGCGCCAGGTAACCGTTGGCTACGCCACCCGAGGTGGCACTGCTCCACTGCCACTGGCCGAAGTTGATGGTGCCGCCACCCAGCTGCTCCTGGATCAGCGTTTTCAGAGCCTCTCGAGTCAGCGCAGTCTCGACCCACTCGGTCGGGTTGAGGGACGGCCGCTTTCCAACACTGCCCACCTTCGCCTTCCAGATCTTGCCGCCTTCCTGCACATGGGCATCAACCGGGTAGTCCTCAGTGTTGGACCACTCGGCAATCCCGCGTTGCAGCAGATAGCGCACGGCTTCGTCGCTGCGCTTGAACAAGGCGTTGAACCACTCCATTGGCGGGATGCCGGTGGTCTGGTCGAAGGTCACCCCCCAGCCTCGAGTGATATCGGGGAAGCTTTCCAGCTCTCCGGGTTTGGCACCCGAAGCAAAGACCATTTCGTTGGGGCGATTGTATTGAGTCATGGGTAAACCTCGTTCGATTCGTTTGCTAGAAAACCACCGGTGGTCACCAGGTGGCTGAACGGCGCCGGCCCTATAGGGATTCGGTCTGCCGCCCGGAAATAAAGGTGGTCAGGTACCCCACCGAAAACGAATCAACGAACGCCAAGCGCTCGATACAAACCGACAACGAGTCGGTCGGAAAAGAAAACGGCCCGCGAAGTGCGGGCCGCAAATAAGCGTTACATCAGCCGATCAGGCCTATCACGGCCACCACTTGTCATCGACGTAGTCACCGGGGATCGTCTCCATATCCTTCAACTGGCGCCCCGCATGGATAAGTGCCTGCTTGCGAGCGATCACTGCCTTGCCAAGATCCACGACAGTCGGGGCATCCATGGGCACCTGGCTGTTGTCGGCCGCGATCCAGGTGAAGTCCTGGTTCGGGTCCGACCAGCGCAGGTTGCCCGGCCTGGCGCCTCCGGCCACGGCCATGAAAGCCAGCTGGGCAGCCCCGATAATATTCTCGTGGTCACTCGGCCTGGACTGGAACAGAGTGCCCTGGAACTCGAAGCCAGCAGTCATGCGACGGTCACGCTCGACATCTACATCGGCTGCAGTCGGCTGCCGGACCGGGTTGATATGCAACTCGACTTCAGCGGCGGTCATGGGAACCAGTTCCTTGCTGATCAGGTGATCCTGGGAACCGTCTTTTTCGTAGGCGAAAACCTCGCCACTCTGGGTATTTCGAAAGAATTTCATTAGCGAAGCTCCGCCCAAACTGCGTTCACAGTATTAGTAAAAATGATCGAATAAGTACCACCATTTGGAACAACAAAGGCCGCATGAAAGCCGCCGTCCGTTAATGTCAAGCCGTTGCAAATAGCAGTAATAGCGCCGTTGCGCATGCTGGCATGCACGACGATCGGCCGCCCGGTCGTGTTGGTATAGGTGGTGCCGGAAACTCGGCTGGTAGTCAGGTTCTGCCAAGTCTGTCCATCACCCGGAGCCCGGGGCCGAGCCTCCAGAGAGTCCACGCGAGTGATCAACGCAGCGTGAGACGAGGACAGCGCCGCAGCATCAATGGTCCCCGCATTGGCAACGTTGTTGCCCATCTTGATGATCCAGCAACCAGTGACGTTGACCGGACGGGTCTCTGCAGCAGTACGTGGCACGCCGTTTACACCATCGGGAGCGGAATTGGTGATGAACGCATCTCCCGCGGTCTCCGTGGTGCCGTCTCTGTAGCCAGAGGAGATGTTGGACACCCAACCGGCCCCCGCATTGCCGTAGCCCGTGTAAGCCGTACTGTATTGGTGGTAGTGCCAGTGTCCCTGGAAAGCATCACGCTGGATCACGCCGGCGACGGCCGCCGACAATCCACCATCCCCCCTCTGGAATAGCGCCCCGATCGACCCCGCGGCCTTGCCGTTGTAGTCGGGCATACGGAATGTGGTGCTGCCATCACCCTCGGTGAACATGCCACGCCGCGATGTATCGCTGCTCCAGATCGCTTCGGTGGTCTTGGGGACCTTACCGTCCCGGATGGCCGCCCACACATCGGGATACAGAGCACGGCTGAGCAGTTGGCCGTCCGCCGGCGCACTGCCAGCGGGGATGCTGCTGCGGCTCATCCACCACTGGACAGAGAGCACAGGCATGCCCGCATCCGAAGCCCCCGCCGGCGTCAGCAACACCTGCAGCGAAGCATTCGCCGCCGGCACGCCACCCGCCCCGCCGACGTAAGTCACCGGCACCGAGCGATAGGTCCCGCTGTCCACCAGTTCCCCGGTGACACGGAAACGGTGGACCACACTGCCGCCATCGCGACTCTGGAAGCAGATGGTGTCCCCGGCCCGCAGGATGCCGAGGCCCCGGCTGTAGTCCAGCCCTTCGTTGCTGGACTTGGCGATCAGCAGCGCCGTGGCATTGGCCGGAGTTGAATTATTCAACGCGAGGTAGCCGCTGGCCGGCGCGCCAGAGGTTGCAGCGCTCCACAGCCATTGGCCGAAGTTCAGGGTCCCGCCCCCTAGCTGCTCCTGAATCAGTGTCTTCAGGGCATCACGGGTCAGCGCCGTCTCCACCCACTCGGTGGGGTTGATCGACGGCCGCTTACCAACGTTCGCCGCCTTCGCCTTCCACACCTTGCCGCCCTCCTGCACGTGGGCGCCGGTCGGGTAGTCCTCGGTGGTGGACCACTCGCCGATGCCGCGTTGCAGCAGGTAGCGCACGGCTTCATCGCTGCGCTTGAACAGGGCGTTGAACCATTCCATCGGCGGAACGCCGGTGGTCTGGTCGAAGGTCACCCCCCAGCCGCGGGGGATGTCGGGGAAGCTCTGGAGCTCACCCGGCTTGGCGCCGGAAGCGAAGACCAGTTCGTCGGGACGGGTGTATTGCGTCATAGGAACCTCGCGAATTTTCCTTGGTTGAAGCCGAGGGCGCCCGGGGCGCCACGGAAGCCGAATGCCCGCTGGGGCACTGCGACGTAGAACTGGATGCGGACACCGGCCGGGCGCGGCAGGATGTCCAGGGTGTTCAGCGCATAGCGCTTGAAGTCGCTGACCTGGTCGGTGCGGATGACCACCGTCAGGCTCATGTCGTACTGGTCGAAGACCACCGTTTCGCTGCTGAAGATGAAGCGCAGCGCCGCGCTGATGTCTTCGATGGTGCCGAGCTGGTAGTTGCGGGCGATGCGGCAGCGGATGAGGAAGCGGTAGTCGTCGTCATCGAGCACCGCCGAGTCGCCGAGCGGGTCGCCCATGCGGTACCACTTGCCCTTGCCGAAGCCCTTGGCGCCGGCCACGCCCTGGAAGCCGAACAGGCTGCGCGGGGCCAGGCCGGGGAGCACCCGGCCCTGGCCGACATGCTTGCCGACCAGGTCGAGGTTCACGCCTTCGGCGTTGTCGATGTCCAGTGCCTCGGGGAGCGCCGCCAGCCCTTGCCAGGTATCGCCGAACTGTCGCGAGAGCAGTTCGGCGGTGGCGGCGGCCCGGGGCTTGCCCTGGTACTGCCAGATCAGCAGGCGGTCGTAGCTCATAGCACCACCACTTCGATGTCGGCCTGTGCGAAGCGGGCCCGTTCACGCACGCCGACGACGATGTTGTCCGCCGCCAGGGCGCCGCCGCGACGGCCGATCTTCAGCTGCTCGACCCAGAAGCCCTGCACCGTGTTGATCGGGCTGTAGAGCCGGGAGAGCTGCACGTCCTGGCCGATGCGGAAGTCCAGCTGAGACAGCTGGGCCTTGATCGAGGCGACGTCGATGGCGGTGAACTCGGCGTCCCGGCGCAGCTGGACGAAGGCCTTGCAGTCCACCATCGCCGGGCGGTCGAAGCGGATCAGGCGGTTCACGCCCTGCCCGTCCACCACGGTGCGCGACTGCTGGCCCATGAGGCCGGTGCCGGCGGGCTTGCGCAGGAAGATCGCCTGGGCGATGGCCTGCTCCTCGCCGCCATCGACGATCAGGTTGAGGCTGTGGCCCGGCACGCCGTCCGCGTCCGGGGTGGAGCCGGTGTTCTCAAGCCCCACCACCTGGCGCACGTCGGCCAGTTGCAGCAGGGCCGCCACCAGGCCGTCGAGGCTGTTCTGCGCCGGGCGGGCGCGGCTGCGGTAGAAGCGCGCCCGCAGTTCCGGGTCGGTCTCCTCTTCCGCGCCCACTTCGGCGGCGGCCAGGCTGGTGGCGGTGTCCCAGCCCAGCAC from Pseudomonas tohonis includes:
- a CDS encoding tail fiber protein; the protein is MTQYNRPNEMVFASGAKPGELESFPDITRGWGVTFDQTTGIPPMEWFNALFKRSDEAVRYLLQRGIAEWSNTEDYPVDAHVQEGGKIWKAKVGSVGKRPSLNPTEWVETALTREALKTLIQEQLGGGTINFGQWQWSSATSGGVANGYLALNTTNPADATSLLIAKSSAEGLDYSRIVGLLRAGDTLCVQSRSGGTVAHRFRVTGDLVDSGSYRSVPVVYVSGAGGTPTANTPLQVLMTPAGGTVPAASTTDSQTDFNAVLEPGWYPRLLGGAAGARNANHPDGQAAMQKGSGTTNYYWLLVVRYSSNLIQVALPYVSGADTSLVTMKFRLLGGGIWSPWRSILHADNTQGTGLPAASVMWWSFRSSIPAGWAPADGQLLSRALYPDVWATVSEGKVPKTTEALWSSDPSQRGMFTEGDGSTTFRMPDYNGKAAGSLGALFMRGDGALSSGTPGLIQGDAIRNITGAGAKIVGSAPLGAFSAESVGNSPVGASGGALLSFDASRVVPTAAENRPLNTAGCWIIRMGGGIANSGTIDAAALSTTYATLVTRVEALEARPRTIGEGQAWQDLKATRATNTTYTNTTGRSIAVSVALYDNGSYASSIYVNGVVIGWWDQPTAITYTQTFLVPPGATYMVSGNAGSPSGNTLQYWAELR
- a CDS encoding DUF4376 domain-containing protein, whose protein sequence is MKFFRNTQSGEVFAYEKDGSQDHLISKELVPMTAAEVELHINPVRQPTAADVDVERDRRMTAGFEFQGTLFQSRPSDHENIIGAAQLAFMAVAGGARPGNLRWSDPNQDFTWIAADNSQVPMDAPTVVDLGKAVIARKQALIHAGRQLKDMETIPGDYVDDKWWP
- a CDS encoding phage tail protein; amino-acid sequence: MTQYTRPDELVFASGAKPGELQSFPDIPRGWGVTFDQTTGVPPMEWFNALFKRSDEAVRYLLQRGIGEWSTTEDYPTGAHVQEGGKVWKAKAANVGKRPSINPTEWVETALTRDALKTLIQEQLGGGTLNFGQWLWSAATSGAPASGYLALNNSTPANATALLIAKSSNEGLDYSRGLGILRAGDTICFQSRDGGSVVHRFRVTGELVDSGTYRSVPVTYVGGAGGVPAANASLQVLLTPAGASDAGMPVLSVQWWMSRSSIPAGSAPADGQLLSRALYPDVWAAIRDGKVPKTTEAIWSSDTSRRGMFTEGDGSTTFRMPDYNGKAAGSIGALFQRGDGGLSAAVAGVIQRDAFQGHWHYHQYSTAYTGYGNAGAGWVSNISSGYRDGTTETAGDAFITNSAPDGVNGVPRTAAETRPVNVTGCWIIKMGNNVANAGTIDAAALSSSHAALITRVDSLEARPRAPGDGQTWQNLTTSRVSGTTYTNTTGRPIVVHASMRNGAITAICNGLTLTDGGFHAAFVVPNGGTYSIIFTNTVNAVWAELR
- a CDS encoding DUF2612 domain-containing protein, whose protein sequence is MSYDRLLIWQYQGKPRAAATAELLSRQFGDTWQGLAALPEALDIDNAEGVNLDLVGKHVGQGRVLPGLAPRSLFGFQGVAGAKGFGKGKWYRMGDPLGDSAVLDDDDYRFLIRCRIARNYQLGTIEDISAALRFIFSSETVVFDQYDMSLTVVIRTDQVSDFKRYALNTLDILPRPAGVRIQFYVAVPQRAFGFRGAPGALGFNQGKFARFL
- a CDS encoding baseplate J/gp47 family protein produces the protein MGQLTNKGYVGERLDSILADLDQGFRAIYGNDIDLAPDSPDGQMLGLIAQIRADLEELGEVTYRALDPDHASGAWLEQRVAYAGLTRRQARYSYLRGAALTGRAGTLIPAGSVLRDINRGRWLLVADTTLGADGSARADLRSELLGAFNLPVNSALAIETLVLGWDTATSLAAAEVGAEEETDPELRARFYRSRARPAQNSLDGLVAALLQLADVRQVVGLENTGSTPDADGVPGHSLNLIVDGGEEQAIAQAIFLRKPAGTGLMGQQSRTVVDGQGVNRLIRFDRPAMVDCKAFVQLRRDAEFTAIDVASIKAQLSQLDFRIGQDVQLSRLYSPINTVQGFWVEQLKIGRRGGALAADNIVVGVRERARFAQADIEVVVL